In a single window of the Pseudoxanthomonas sp. F37 genome:
- a CDS encoding P-II family nitrogen regulator — protein MKLITAIIRPFKLDEVRESLSQAGVSGITVTEVKGFGRQKGHTELYRGAEYVVDFLPKIKIETVVTDERLEAVIEAIQQAAGTGKIGDGKIFVTTIDQVIRIRTGEVGADAL, from the coding sequence ATGAAACTGATCACCGCCATCATCCGGCCGTTCAAGCTCGACGAGGTCCGAGAGTCCTTGTCGCAGGCGGGCGTGTCCGGCATCACCGTGACCGAAGTGAAAGGCTTCGGCCGGCAGAAGGGCCACACCGAGCTGTACCGCGGCGCCGAGTACGTCGTCGATTTCCTGCCCAAGATCAAGATCGAGACCGTCGTCACCGACGAGCGCCTGGAGGCCGTCATCGAGGCCATCCAGCAGGCCGCCGGCACCGGCAAGATCGGCGACGGCAAGATCTTCGTCACCACCATCGACCAGGTCATCCGCATCCGCACCGGCGAAGTCGGCGCGGACGCGCTCTAA